A genome region from Balneolaceae bacterium includes the following:
- a CDS encoding Na+/H+ antiporter NhaC family protein gives MDSHLQKWYDKFSRGNLINLGVAVLVILLGIVFSGEIPKQGDHYGWWSVLPPLVAIALAFWTKEVISALFVGIALGGVIAGNLNIVDQFLLPSIGTEDFALILLVYLWSLGGLIGIWTRTGGAERFAAWASQKMVRGKKSAKFFTWMMGLVFHQGGTISTVLTGATVRPIADKHGVSHEETAYMVDSTASPAATIIPFNVWPIYIAGLVVGTIPLFETTGDGINFFISSLPFNFYGIFAVIITLLFAWELLPWIPGKKMRGAIERARTTGELDREGAEPLSAEELTEMKVPEDYRPGLIDFFGPIGILLGVAIIPFAYTKYWLGMQDPTLLIAEAFVLAVLAGMFLALAKGMELKEVIDGFVDGCKGVTIGAIILALAVSLKSVADAVGTAPYVVSLAGDHLTPVMLPSILMLLCMVIAFSAGTSWGTYAVVFPVAMPLAWAVLPDELFIMICFGAVVGGSVFGDQCSPISDTTILSSLSTGCDLMDHVYTQIPLALLAAGIGAIFSTLMVVFFV, from the coding sequence ATGGATTCCCATCTGCAGAAGTGGTACGACAAATTCTCCCGTGGAAACCTGATCAACCTGGGTGTCGCCGTACTGGTGATTCTCCTTGGCATCGTCTTTTCGGGTGAGATCCCGAAGCAGGGCGATCACTACGGCTGGTGGTCGGTGCTCCCGCCCCTTGTGGCCATCGCGCTGGCTTTCTGGACCAAGGAGGTGATCAGCGCGCTCTTCGTCGGCATCGCCCTGGGCGGGGTCATTGCGGGCAACCTGAACATCGTGGACCAGTTTCTGCTGCCTTCCATTGGCACGGAAGACTTTGCCCTTATCCTGCTGGTGTACCTCTGGTCGCTCGGCGGACTCATCGGGATCTGGACACGCACCGGCGGCGCGGAGCGTTTCGCCGCCTGGGCCTCCCAAAAGATGGTACGCGGCAAGAAAAGCGCCAAATTTTTCACCTGGATGATGGGACTTGTTTTCCACCAGGGCGGCACCATCTCCACCGTGCTGACCGGCGCCACCGTGCGCCCCATCGCCGACAAGCACGGGGTCTCCCATGAGGAGACCGCCTATATGGTCGACTCCACCGCCTCTCCCGCGGCCACCATTATTCCCTTCAACGTATGGCCCATCTACATCGCCGGGCTTGTGGTGGGAACCATACCCCTCTTTGAGACGACCGGGGACGGTATCAACTTTTTCATCTCCTCGCTGCCCTTCAATTTCTACGGCATTTTCGCCGTGATCATCACCCTGCTGTTTGCCTGGGAGCTGCTGCCCTGGATACCCGGGAAAAAGATGCGCGGGGCCATCGAGCGGGCACGCACCACCGGCGAACTGGACCGTGAGGGGGCCGAACCGCTGTCGGCCGAAGAACTCACTGAGATGAAGGTACCGGAGGACTACCGTCCGGGACTGATCGACTTTTTCGGTCCCATCGGCATTCTGCTCGGGGTAGCCATCATTCCCTTCGCCTACACCAAGTACTGGCTGGGCATGCAGGATCCCACGCTGCTTATTGCCGAGGCCTTCGTACTGGCCGTGCTGGCGGGTATGTTCCTGGCCCTGGCCAAGGGTATGGAGCTCAAGGAGGTGATCGACGGCTTCGTGGACGGCTGCAAGGGGGTCACCATCGGGGCGATAATCCTGGCCCTGGCCGTCTCGCTGAAAAGTGTGGCGGACGCAGTGGGAACCGCACCATACGTGGTGAGCCTGGCCGGCGACCACCTGACCCCGGTCATGCTGCCCTCCATTCTCATGCTGCTCTGCATGGTCATTGCTTTCTCTGCGGGCACATCCTGGGGCACCTATGCGGTGGTCTTTCCCGTAGCCATGCCCCTGGCCTGGGCGGTGCTGCCCGATGAGCTGTTTATCATGATCTGCTTCGGAGCCGTGGTGGGAGGAAGCGTCTTCGGCGATCAGTGCTCGCCCATCTCCGACACCACCATTCTCTCTTCGCTGTCGACAGGCTGTGATTTGATGGACCACGTCTACACGCAGATTCCGCTGGCGCTCCTGGCGGCGGGCATCGGCGCGATCTTCTCGACGCTGATGGTTGTGTTTTTTGTCTGA
- a CDS encoding DNA/RNA non-specific endonuclease has protein sequence MTRRLLLLLLAAFLANAAAAQPLEIHSKHFIKGYPIGTPASNDLIIRDLYAMSSNDRTKFADWVAYRLTPVTVSGSSGERNWEVDPWLDDDETLEPGDYEGAFVALNTHRGHQAPLAALNGTGHAHQTNYLSNITPQKGPLNSGSWQVMESRIRALLEDKVFGEVYVMTGPLYEEEMPDLPGADETHRVPSGYWKIVAVPGEHSLQTAAFIMDQNTPRSSPVMDYLVSIDEVEQRSGLDFFWELGEHRQNRLEGGMGRDWAARWFSGQ, from the coding sequence ATGACACGACGTCTCCTGCTCCTGCTGCTGGCCGCCTTCCTGGCGAATGCGGCTGCCGCGCAGCCCCTCGAGATTCATTCCAAGCACTTTATCAAGGGCTATCCCATCGGTACGCCCGCCTCCAACGACCTGATCATCCGCGACCTCTATGCGATGAGCAGCAACGACCGGACCAAGTTTGCCGACTGGGTGGCCTACCGGCTTACGCCCGTCACGGTCAGCGGTTCGTCCGGCGAACGGAACTGGGAGGTCGATCCCTGGCTTGACGATGATGAGACCCTGGAACCCGGGGACTACGAAGGTGCGTTTGTCGCGCTGAATACCCACCGGGGTCACCAGGCGCCGCTTGCGGCCCTCAACGGTACGGGACACGCCCACCAGACCAACTATCTGTCCAATATAACTCCCCAGAAGGGTCCCCTCAACAGCGGTAGCTGGCAGGTGATGGAATCCCGCATCCGCGCCCTGTTAGAGGATAAGGTATTCGGGGAAGTCTACGTGATGACCGGTCCCCTCTACGAAGAGGAGATGCCTGATCTTCCGGGAGCAGACGAGACGCACCGCGTACCCAGCGGATATTGGAAGATCGTGGCGGTGCCCGGAGAGCATAGCCTGCAAACGGCGGCCTTTATCATGGACCAGAACACGCCGCGGTCCTCGCCCGTGATGGATTACCTCGTATCCATTGACGAGGTGGAGCAGCGTTCGGGCCTGGACTTTTTCTGGGAGTTGGGTGAGCATCGCCAGAACCGACTCGAAGGCGGTATGGGACGCGACTGGGCCGCCCGCTGGTTTTCCGGGCAGTAG
- a CDS encoding lysophospholipid acyltransferase family protein — protein MSRPDLQPLEYLRSLLGILTFLAVFLLALPVIMTLVLLTLGKATNFVIRTIGPLMMKPVFAVTGITFRINRHAPPPQEPVVYIVNHSSTVDLLTLIALGLPRVRFVAKWELQYNPIFLVVGRLTGQVFIRRGDSDQAVATLQKAYRRVHRDRLSLLMAPEGSRKHPGVIGPFKKGPFRTAMDLGYSIVPIYFEGNRELSVGGSLLVRSGEAVAHFYPPIDTGDWTLDNYEHKIHEVRRKYLLWAGVEEDISPDEYGDRGIL, from the coding sequence ATGAGTCGACCCGACCTACAACCGCTGGAATACCTTCGCAGCCTGCTCGGCATCCTTACCTTTCTGGCGGTATTCCTGCTGGCCCTGCCCGTGATCATGACACTGGTCCTTCTTACCCTGGGCAAGGCCACCAATTTCGTAATCCGCACCATCGGTCCCCTGATGATGAAACCGGTCTTCGCGGTCACCGGCATCACCTTCCGCATCAACCGTCACGCCCCGCCGCCGCAAGAACCGGTGGTCTACATCGTCAACCACAGCTCGACGGTGGATCTTCTGACCCTAATCGCTCTTGGACTGCCGCGCGTGCGCTTCGTGGCCAAATGGGAACTGCAGTACAACCCCATCTTCCTGGTTGTGGGACGTCTGACGGGACAGGTGTTCATCAGGCGGGGCGACTCCGATCAGGCGGTGGCCACCCTCCAGAAAGCCTACCGGCGGGTGCACCGCGACCGGCTCTCCCTGCTGATGGCCCCCGAGGGGTCTCGCAAGCATCCCGGCGTCATCGGACCTTTCAAGAAAGGCCCCTTTCGCACAGCCATGGATCTGGGCTATTCCATCGTGCCCATCTATTTCGAGGGCAACCGTGAGCTGAGCGTGGGTGGCAGCCTGCTGGTGCGATCGGGCGAGGCGGTGGCCCACTTTTATCCGCCCATCGACACCGGCGACTGGACCCTGGACAACTACGAGCACAAGATCCACGAGGTACGCCGTAAATACCTGCTCTGGGCGGGCGTGGAGGAGGACATCTCCCCGGACGAATACGGCGACCGGGGCATACTCTAG
- a CDS encoding glycerol-3-phosphate dehydrogenase/oxidase, producing the protein MHTTEQAMHMDREKLLKTAASREDEWDVIVIGGGATGLGAALEAASRDYDTLLLEQHDFAKGTSSRSTKLVHGGVRYLQQGNVRLVREALRERGLLHRNAPHLVHNLSFIVPIYDWWEGPFYGIGLKIYDKMAGRLGLGTSRYLSREETLEHIPTLEPEGLDGGVIYHDAQFDDARLAVNLLQTLHEQGGTGLNYMEVTGLLKEDGVVRGVRALDHESGRDYEFHAKVTVNATGIFTDTIRRMDNPQATPMIRTSQGVHLVLDDSFQPGESAIMVPRTSDGRVLFAVPWYGRILVGTTDTPVEGPSLEPRALKEEVEFLLSHAAQYLTRDPGPGDVLSVFAGIRPLVSEGDDEDTSAISRDHTLISSPSGLVTITGGKWTTYRLMGEDTIDEAERIGNLEGRRSVSEGLKIHGWMHPDTVDLEAPYAEYGSDAQALRQLASRHVWGEPLHPSLPYTAAHVVWAVRQEMARSVEDVLARRTRALVLDARASMEMADEVAALLAAELGRTADWAEAQAQSYRKLAGEYLLV; encoded by the coding sequence ATGCACACTACCGAACAGGCCATGCACATGGACCGAGAAAAACTTCTTAAGACGGCAGCCTCCCGCGAGGACGAATGGGACGTGATCGTCATCGGGGGCGGGGCTACCGGACTCGGCGCCGCCCTGGAAGCGGCCTCACGGGACTACGATACCCTCCTGCTGGAACAGCACGACTTCGCAAAGGGCACCTCCAGCCGCAGCACCAAACTGGTGCACGGGGGCGTGCGCTACCTGCAGCAGGGCAACGTCCGCCTGGTGCGCGAGGCGCTCCGGGAACGGGGACTGCTTCACCGGAACGCCCCCCACCTGGTGCACAACCTCTCCTTTATCGTACCCATCTACGACTGGTGGGAGGGACCCTTTTACGGCATTGGACTGAAGATCTACGACAAGATGGCCGGGCGCCTCGGCCTGGGGACCTCCCGGTACCTTTCGCGGGAGGAGACGCTGGAGCACATTCCCACGCTCGAGCCCGAGGGCCTGGACGGCGGGGTTATCTACCACGACGCACAGTTCGACGACGCGCGGCTGGCTGTCAACCTGCTGCAGACGCTCCACGAGCAGGGGGGCACGGGACTGAATTACATGGAGGTGACCGGCCTGCTGAAAGAGGACGGAGTCGTGCGTGGTGTTCGCGCCCTCGACCACGAAAGCGGGCGGGACTACGAGTTCCATGCGAAGGTGACGGTCAACGCCACCGGTATCTTCACCGACACGATCCGCCGCATGGACAACCCGCAGGCCACACCCATGATCCGGACCAGCCAGGGCGTGCACCTGGTGCTCGACGACTCCTTCCAGCCGGGGGAGAGCGCCATCATGGTACCGCGTACCTCGGACGGGCGTGTGCTCTTTGCCGTGCCCTGGTACGGGCGTATACTGGTGGGCACCACCGACACCCCCGTGGAGGGGCCGTCCCTGGAGCCGCGCGCCCTAAAGGAGGAGGTGGAGTTCCTGCTCAGCCACGCCGCACAATACCTGACCCGGGATCCCGGCCCGGGAGATGTGCTGAGCGTCTTCGCCGGTATTCGTCCGCTGGTCAGTGAAGGAGACGACGAAGATACCTCCGCCATCTCGAGGGACCATACCTTGATCTCCTCCCCTTCGGGACTGGTGACCATTACAGGCGGCAAGTGGACTACCTATCGCCTGATGGGCGAAGACACCATCGATGAAGCTGAGCGCATTGGCAACCTGGAAGGCCGTCGTTCGGTCAGCGAAGGCCTGAAAATACACGGGTGGATGCACCCCGACACCGTGGACCTCGAGGCACCCTACGCAGAATACGGATCTGACGCGCAGGCCCTGCGGCAACTGGCCTCACGACACGTATGGGGAGAGCCGTTGCATCCCTCCCTGCCCTATACCGCCGCACACGTGGTGTGGGCGGTTCGGCAGGAGATGGCCCGCAGCGTGGAGGACGTGCTGGCCCGCCGCACGCGGGCACTGGTTCTGGATGCCCGAGCCAGCATGGAGATGGCCGACGAGGTGGCTGCCCTCCTGGCGGCCGAACTCGGACGTACGGCCGACTGGGCTGAAGCACAGGCGCAAAGCTACCGGAAACTGGCAGGGGAATACCTGCTGGTCTGA
- a CDS encoding M20 family metallopeptidase, with the protein MSERARAFQQWFLDREDAFTGYLRSLVEVETPSDRPDCFEELFDILKSSFEELNFRVEHREGETSAGQLLCLPPDLPPGEPAQLVVGHCDTVWEEGTLGEMPFRIDGNEISGPGVYDMKTGLAMMVFGLRAIRELDGTPALPPVFLITSDEEVGSGDSRALIMEQARRARRTFVLEPSLGIDGRIKTRRKGVGHFEIEITGKASHAGLAPEEGVSAILGLSHIVQQLFKLNDQQRGVSVNVGTIEGGERSNVIAARSRAVVDVRVPNKEEGRRIGEAIYSLEPEIDGVELVITGDINRPPMEKGVANEALWQIACRLGDELGLDLQEGTSGGASDGNFTNQHSPTLDGLGAVGEGAHAWHEKIFLEETLCRAALFSLLLLEPETGEGKGA; encoded by the coding sequence ATGAGTGAACGAGCGCGCGCATTTCAACAGTGGTTTCTGGACCGGGAGGATGCCTTTACCGGCTATCTTCGCTCCCTGGTGGAAGTGGAGACGCCCTCCGACCGGCCCGACTGCTTTGAAGAGCTTTTTGACATCTTGAAGAGTTCATTTGAGGAGCTGAACTTCCGCGTGGAGCACCGGGAGGGGGAGACGTCGGCCGGTCAACTGCTCTGCTTACCGCCGGATCTGCCGCCGGGTGAACCGGCACAGCTCGTCGTAGGACACTGCGACACGGTCTGGGAGGAGGGCACGCTAGGGGAGATGCCCTTCCGGATCGACGGTAACGAGATCTCCGGCCCCGGCGTCTACGACATGAAAACAGGCCTCGCCATGATGGTCTTCGGGCTGCGGGCCATTCGTGAACTTGACGGCACACCGGCTTTGCCGCCGGTCTTTCTGATCACAAGCGATGAGGAAGTGGGCAGCGGGGACTCCCGCGCGCTGATCATGGAACAGGCCCGCCGTGCCCGGCGCACCTTTGTGTTGGAACCCTCGCTGGGCATAGATGGGCGCATTAAAACGCGCCGAAAGGGCGTGGGACATTTTGAAATCGAAATCACGGGCAAGGCTTCACACGCTGGACTGGCCCCGGAGGAGGGAGTGAGCGCCATCCTGGGACTCTCACACATTGTGCAGCAGCTCTTCAAGCTGAACGACCAACAGCGCGGGGTATCAGTCAACGTCGGGACCATCGAGGGAGGAGAGCGTTCCAACGTCATCGCGGCGCGCAGCAGGGCGGTAGTGGACGTCCGCGTGCCTAACAAGGAGGAGGGTCGGAGGATAGGTGAGGCCATTTACAGCCTTGAGCCTGAAATTGACGGGGTGGAGCTGGTGATAACCGGCGACATCAACCGCCCGCCCATGGAGAAGGGGGTGGCCAATGAGGCGCTCTGGCAGATAGCGTGCCGGCTGGGTGACGAGCTGGGGCTGGATCTTCAGGAAGGCACTTCTGGTGGGGCTTCCGACGGGAACTTCACCAACCAGCACTCCCCCACTCTTGACGGACTGGGCGCGGTGGGGGAGGGGGCCCACGCATGGCACGAGAAGATCTTTCTGGAGGAGACCCTCTGCCGGGCGGCTCTTTTTTCGCTACTGCTGCTGGAACCCGAAACCGGGGAAGGCAAGGGCGCCTGA
- a CDS encoding patatin-like phospholipase family protein, translating into MKKVLAIDGGGIRGLIPALLLEHLEEEAGQPVSQLFDLVAGTSTGGILALGLVTPWEDGTPRYTAGELADLYRTEGSRIFHRSFGYWLRSAGNLADAKYPPKGIEEVLDRYFGESRLSEALTPVVVTSYEIERRVPWFFKSRKASDPELAGEYDFPMKKVGRATSAAPTYFDPLRLDAPEDETDYYALVDGGVYANNPAMCAWAEAQVMWPGEDILLVSLGTGKLTRRIALQKAERWGVAGWATPILDVVFDGVADTIDFQLRQVLPENRYYRYQVRLNEGNEGMDNTRKANLRELQLLAEGLIGERRQELNNLAGRLVAG; encoded by the coding sequence ATGAAAAAGGTACTGGCCATAGACGGGGGAGGCATCCGTGGACTCATTCCGGCCCTGCTGCTGGAGCACCTGGAGGAGGAGGCCGGGCAGCCGGTCAGCCAACTATTCGACCTGGTGGCGGGCACGTCAACCGGGGGCATCCTGGCGCTGGGACTGGTCACGCCATGGGAGGACGGAACGCCCCGCTATACCGCGGGAGAGCTGGCGGACCTCTACCGCACCGAAGGCAGCCGTATTTTTCACCGCTCCTTCGGCTACTGGCTGCGATCGGCGGGCAACCTGGCCGACGCCAAATACCCGCCCAAGGGCATCGAGGAGGTACTCGACCGATATTTCGGGGAGAGCCGCCTGTCGGAAGCCCTCACACCGGTGGTCGTCACCAGCTACGAGATCGAACGTCGCGTACCCTGGTTTTTCAAGAGCCGGAAAGCTTCCGATCCCGAACTCGCCGGCGAATACGATTTTCCCATGAAGAAGGTAGGCCGCGCCACCTCGGCCGCGCCCACCTACTTCGATCCCCTGCGCCTGGACGCGCCCGAGGACGAGACCGACTACTACGCCCTGGTGGACGGCGGCGTCTACGCCAACAATCCCGCCATGTGCGCCTGGGCCGAGGCTCAGGTAATGTGGCCGGGGGAGGATATTCTGCTGGTCTCCCTGGGAACCGGCAAACTGACCCGGCGCATCGCCCTTCAGAAAGCCGAACGGTGGGGCGTGGCCGGCTGGGCCACACCCATCCTGGACGTGGTCTTCGACGGGGTGGCCGACACCATCGACTTTCAGCTCCGCCAGGTGCTGCCGGAAAATCGCTATTATCGGTACCAGGTGCGACTCAACGAAGGCAACGAGGGCATGGACAATACCCGGAAGGCCAACCTCAGGGAACTTCAGCTGCTGGCGGAAGGCCTGATCGGGGAACGAAGGCAGGAACTGAATAATCTAGCCGGGCGGCTGGTCGCAGGCTGA